Proteins encoded by one window of Halomonas sp. Bachu 37:
- a CDS encoding helix-turn-helix domain-containing protein has translation MSVDPSKVPPFGLVPSNVFMDKRLNARHLRVLGILYSHANKMFVCWLYLSTLVGLTGIDRRDLQRTLRSLE, from the coding sequence ATGAGCGTGGATCCTTCTAAGGTTCCCCCGTTTGGTCTGGTTCCATCTAATGTTTTTATGGACAAGCGGCTGAATGCTCGTCACCTGCGTGTGCTGGGCATCCTGTATTCACATGCGAACAAAATGTTTGTCTGTTGGCTGTATCTTAGTACCTTGGTTGGCTTGACTGGAATTGACCGTCGCGACCTGCAGCGCACGCTCAGGAGCTTAGAATAG
- a CDS encoding helix-turn-helix transcriptional regulator, which translates to MDKYLSVIELANRYGIARCTLWRWVREGRFPAPVRLGRRCTRWREADIASYEKSMEMAAVREDQE; encoded by the coding sequence ATGGATAAGTATCTTTCAGTTATCGAGCTGGCTAATCGCTATGGAATCGCTCGGTGCACCCTGTGGCGCTGGGTGAGGGAGGGACGCTTTCCCGCTCCTGTGCGTTTGGGGAGGCGTTGCACTCGCTGGCGGGAAGCCGATATCGCTTCGTATGAGAAATCGATGGAGATGGCAGCCGTGCGGGAGGACCAGGAATGA
- a CDS encoding oxidative damage protection protein produces MTQTVFCRKYQKELEALPFPPLPGKKGMEIQATVSRKAWEDWQALQTRLINEKHLNMLEPNAREYLMEQMERYFANEDTDQAEGYVPPSS; encoded by the coding sequence ATGACCCAGACCGTATTCTGCCGAAAATACCAGAAAGAGCTGGAGGCACTGCCGTTTCCACCCCTGCCCGGCAAGAAGGGCATGGAGATTCAAGCCACCGTTTCACGCAAGGCATGGGAGGATTGGCAAGCATTGCAGACCCGGCTGATCAATGAGAAGCATCTCAACATGCTGGAGCCGAATGCGCGTGAGTATCTGATGGAGCAGATGGAGCGCTACTTTGCCAACGAAGACACCGATCAGGCCGAAGGGTACGTTCCTCCCTCATCCTGA
- the mutY gene encoding A/G-specific adenine glycosylase: MTDEPAPVMAPEDFQQRLLAWFDRHGRHDLPWQKPRTPYRVWVSEIMLQQTQVATVLPYFERFMGRFSTIEALAEAEQDEVLHLWTGLGYYARARNMHKSARLVVQQHDGELPVHDMDAMLALPGIGRSTAGAIIAQSTGRRAVILDGNVKRTLSRLHALPGWPGQPRVERKLWELAEHYTPSCRLTDYTQAVMDFGATLCRRGQPECSRCPFNDVCIANVRGEQKRFPESKPKKTLPVRRAWMLMLNDARGRIWLEQRPPAGVWGGLWTPPQFDDQMSLRAWLDQHVPGAIVSSPEPVFTHTFSHFRLEIIPQPVRCDRLDAVREGGCWYDPEFPPALGVAAPVKLLLERQAPFALKPQDSPGKRGG; the protein is encoded by the coding sequence ATGACGGACGAGCCGGCGCCGGTCATGGCACCTGAAGATTTCCAGCAGCGCCTGTTGGCCTGGTTCGACCGCCATGGCAGGCATGACTTGCCGTGGCAGAAACCACGCACCCCCTATCGGGTCTGGGTCTCCGAGATCATGCTCCAGCAAACCCAGGTCGCCACGGTGCTGCCCTATTTCGAACGCTTCATGGGTCGTTTTTCCACTATCGAAGCCCTGGCCGAGGCCGAACAGGACGAAGTGCTGCACTTGTGGACGGGGTTGGGCTACTACGCTCGGGCGCGAAATATGCACAAGTCTGCCAGACTAGTGGTGCAACAGCATGATGGCGAACTGCCGGTCCATGACATGGACGCCATGCTGGCACTGCCCGGGATCGGCAGATCCACGGCGGGTGCGATCATCGCCCAGAGTACCGGACGCCGGGCGGTCATTCTCGACGGTAACGTGAAGCGTACGCTAAGCCGGCTTCATGCGCTTCCCGGTTGGCCCGGTCAGCCCCGGGTGGAGCGCAAGCTGTGGGAATTGGCGGAGCACTATACTCCTTCTTGCCGCCTGACCGACTACACCCAGGCAGTGATGGATTTCGGCGCTACCTTGTGCCGACGGGGGCAGCCTGAATGCAGTCGATGCCCATTCAATGATGTGTGCATAGCGAATGTCCGCGGGGAGCAGAAACGTTTCCCCGAATCCAAGCCCAAGAAGACGCTTCCGGTACGCCGCGCCTGGATGTTGATGCTGAACGATGCCAGGGGGCGGATATGGCTCGAACAGCGACCTCCCGCTGGTGTCTGGGGCGGATTATGGACCCCGCCTCAGTTCGACGACCAGATGAGCCTGCGGGCCTGGCTCGACCAGCATGTGCCGGGCGCCATCGTTAGCTCTCCAGAACCTGTCTTCACGCATACCTTCAGTCACTTTCGCCTGGAAATTATCCCACAGCCCGTTCGCTGCGATAGGCTGGATGCCGTGCGTGAAGGCGGATGCTGGTACGATCCCGAGTTCCCTCCAGCGCTCGGGGTAGCCGCCCCGGTGAAGCTGTTGCTGGAGCGACAAGCGCCTTTTGCTTTAAAACCTCAGGACTCGCCTGGAAAAAGAGGTGGGTAA
- a CDS encoding AsmA family protein, whose amino-acid sequence MKRLLRILLAATGMLAIVAVGAVVYVTTFLDPEDFKPRLTAVVEEHTGLQLALNGPLSWSFYPRIGVSVEQAQAWMPGREGEGQEFAAIRQAEVSLAFAPLLRGEIAVDGLTLEGLRLNLKRDAEGNGNWEPLLDRLAGQGEEAEAVLAPASAGPHADAGNLDVVLSIANVQFKDADIRFRDEVTNKLYHLQKLNVSGSNVNPVRAFPLKAMFTLVTHNRLDAEMLERIPDTASDINLETRMKLALADQRYILESINLTSQFKSRGQENAQQLKLRAAEIVVDAENQQLSIDEGVLDGGFHHPENWQGNLAMSLAFALEVDWDAATVQLQNLQLTGPDGLRMGGHLNLKGLRENPQYSGQLNAAPFNLRPWLRRAGVELDTASEAALSDVALTSPLQGDTRHVELSGLSLVVDETTLTGQLQVGLQSPRLGFALEGDQINLDNYLPHDAPDESQAVLGGMLSRAYAQAPSSLSTPWLSPLALNGRLTMQQLTLGGLAFTDTTLALEGEAGLHRMTEFQSDFYGGQLQATGELDSRETPIRWSLNPDITRVQVAPLFEAMGEENSPLRGRIDLQGELTTRGNSRESLERYLNGELDARLSEGAIMDINIPRQVCEFVAQLEGEGTVRDWHSDTRFDRFDATFFIRNGVITSDDLVITLPGIEMRGEGDLDLSTQRFHARAAAHLDDTADAACRVNPRLSSIQLPILCEGQLSDAQNEWCRFDGKAFQQNVVGILRGEASQRGEELIQERLDDAVKELDGRLGEGAAQELRDGLRSLFD is encoded by the coding sequence ATGAAGCGTTTGTTGAGAATATTACTGGCGGCAACAGGAATGCTTGCCATTGTGGCGGTAGGTGCGGTGGTCTATGTCACCACCTTTCTCGATCCCGAGGATTTCAAGCCGCGTCTCACGGCGGTAGTCGAGGAGCACACCGGCCTTCAACTGGCACTGAACGGCCCCTTGAGCTGGTCATTCTACCCGCGAATCGGCGTCAGCGTGGAACAGGCGCAAGCCTGGATGCCCGGGCGCGAAGGGGAGGGCCAGGAGTTCGCTGCAATCCGCCAGGCCGAGGTCAGCCTCGCGTTCGCTCCGCTGTTGCGCGGCGAAATCGCCGTGGATGGTTTGACCCTCGAAGGCTTGCGTCTGAACCTGAAACGTGACGCCGAGGGCAACGGGAACTGGGAACCACTCCTCGATCGCCTTGCCGGACAGGGAGAAGAAGCCGAAGCCGTACTCGCCCCGGCGAGTGCCGGTCCCCATGCCGATGCCGGTAATCTAGACGTGGTGCTCAGTATTGCCAACGTCCAGTTCAAGGATGCCGACATTCGCTTTCGCGATGAAGTGACCAACAAGCTCTACCATCTGCAGAAGCTGAATGTGTCCGGCAGCAACGTCAATCCGGTGCGAGCTTTCCCCCTCAAGGCAATGTTCACCCTGGTAACGCATAACCGACTCGATGCCGAGATGCTGGAGCGAATTCCCGATACCGCCAGCGACATCAATCTGGAAACCCGCATGAAACTGGCCTTGGCGGACCAACGTTACATACTGGAAAGCATCAACCTGACCAGCCAGTTCAAGAGCCGGGGACAGGAAAATGCTCAGCAACTCAAGTTGCGGGCCGCGGAGATCGTGGTCGATGCCGAAAACCAACAGCTCAGCATTGACGAAGGGGTACTGGACGGCGGTTTCCACCATCCTGAGAACTGGCAGGGCAACCTGGCGATGAGCCTGGCTTTCGCTCTGGAAGTCGATTGGGATGCTGCTACGGTGCAATTGCAGAACCTTCAACTGACCGGACCCGATGGACTACGTATGGGCGGCCATTTGAATCTGAAGGGGCTGCGTGAAAATCCGCAATACAGCGGGCAACTCAACGCCGCCCCATTCAACTTGCGGCCGTGGCTCAGGCGTGCCGGCGTAGAGCTCGATACCGCCAGCGAAGCCGCGCTGAGCGATGTGGCGCTGACGAGTCCCCTGCAGGGCGATACCCGGCACGTCGAGCTCTCGGGCCTGTCGCTGGTGGTGGATGAAACCACCTTGACCGGTCAGCTGCAGGTCGGTCTGCAATCACCGCGCCTGGGATTTGCTCTGGAAGGTGACCAGATCAATCTGGACAACTACTTGCCGCATGATGCACCGGACGAGTCCCAGGCCGTACTGGGCGGCATGCTTTCCCGCGCTTACGCCCAGGCGCCGTCGTCGTTATCCACGCCTTGGCTTTCTCCGCTGGCCCTCAATGGCCGGCTCACCATGCAACAGCTGACGCTGGGCGGCTTGGCGTTTACCGATACCACTCTTGCACTCGAAGGTGAGGCCGGTCTACATCGAATGACAGAGTTCCAGTCGGATTTCTACGGTGGTCAGTTGCAGGCCACAGGCGAACTGGATAGCCGTGAAACGCCGATACGCTGGTCACTCAACCCCGATATCACCCGGGTCCAGGTGGCTCCATTGTTCGAAGCGATGGGAGAAGAGAACTCACCGCTGCGCGGACGTATCGACCTTCAAGGCGAGTTGACGACGCGGGGGAATAGCCGCGAATCCCTTGAGCGGTACCTCAACGGTGAACTTGATGCCAGGCTGAGCGAGGGGGCGATCATGGACATCAATATCCCGCGCCAGGTCTGTGAGTTCGTCGCCCAGTTGGAAGGCGAGGGAACCGTACGCGACTGGCACAGCGATACCCGCTTCGATCGTTTCGATGCGACTTTCTTCATACGTAACGGCGTGATCACCAGTGATGATCTCGTCATCACCCTGCCGGGCATCGAAATGCGGGGTGAGGGAGATCTTGACCTGAGTACTCAGCGTTTTCACGCACGCGCGGCTGCTCATCTGGACGATACCGCCGATGCTGCCTGCCGGGTGAATCCACGTCTTTCAAGCATCCAATTGCCCATACTGTGTGAAGGTCAGCTAAGCGATGCCCAGAATGAATGGTGCCGATTCGACGGCAAGGCCTTCCAGCAGAATGTAGTGGGAATACTGCGTGGCGAGGCCAGTCAACGCGGCGAAGAACTCATCCAGGAGCGCCTGGATGATGCCGTGAAAGAATTGGATGGACGCTTGGGCGAAGGCGCCGCTCAGGAACTTCGTGACGGGTTGCGTAGTCTGTTTGATTGA
- a CDS encoding acetyl-CoA sensor PanZ family protein, whose amino-acid sequence MPVTLQYVDQSVWEADAQKRLDLERIYQDAPQERIANSATRFIEQHLAAGHCFACALFNERLLGAVVVEVVPDAWWLSQLCVRKTTRRRGVGTRLMALMADRAAEERRVLRIATRSLPFADRVLLSKLGYRPVATSSPAAATSEAMNSVDESDYVELVPQGKE is encoded by the coding sequence ATGCCGGTGACGCTTCAATACGTGGATCAATCGGTCTGGGAGGCTGATGCTCAGAAGCGCCTGGACCTCGAACGAATTTACCAGGATGCGCCTCAGGAGCGTATTGCCAATAGCGCCACCCGCTTCATCGAGCAGCACCTGGCGGCCGGCCACTGCTTTGCCTGCGCCCTTTTCAACGAGCGCCTTCTTGGAGCGGTCGTGGTGGAGGTGGTGCCCGATGCCTGGTGGCTTTCGCAGCTTTGCGTGCGCAAGACGACTCGTCGCCGCGGTGTCGGGACACGCCTCATGGCACTGATGGCAGACCGGGCCGCTGAAGAGCGCCGCGTATTGCGTATCGCAACGCGTTCGCTGCCTTTCGCCGATCGGGTCTTGCTCTCCAAGCTCGGCTATCGTCCCGTGGCGACTTCGAGTCCTGCAGCGGCGACGTCTGAAGCGATGAACTCAGTTGATGAAAGCGACTATGTCGAGCTTGTGCCACAAGGAAAAGAATGA
- the hisB gene encoding imidazoleglycerol-phosphate dehydratase HisB: MSERIATVSRDTKETQITVTVNLDGEGNLACDTGVPFLDHMLDQVARHGLIDLEIKATGDLHIDDHHTVEDLGITLGQAFARAIGDKLGIYRYGHAYVPLDEALSRVVIDFSGRAGLHMNVDFTRATIGTLDTQLFWEFFQGFVNHAQVTLHIDNLKGFNAHHQAETIFKAFGRALRMAVAEDPRMTGRMPSTKGCL; the protein is encoded by the coding sequence ATGTCAGAGCGTATCGCCACGGTAAGCCGTGACACCAAGGAAACCCAGATCACCGTGACCGTCAATCTGGACGGCGAGGGGAACCTTGCCTGTGACACCGGCGTTCCCTTTCTCGATCACATGCTGGACCAAGTGGCTCGCCATGGCTTGATCGATCTGGAGATCAAGGCAACTGGCGATCTGCATATCGACGATCACCATACTGTGGAGGATCTCGGCATCACCCTGGGGCAAGCGTTCGCCCGGGCGATCGGCGACAAACTAGGCATCTATCGTTACGGTCATGCCTATGTTCCTCTCGATGAGGCCCTCTCCCGCGTCGTGATCGACTTCTCCGGCCGGGCCGGGCTGCACATGAATGTCGATTTTACCCGTGCCACCATCGGCACCCTCGATACCCAGTTGTTCTGGGAGTTCTTTCAGGGTTTCGTCAACCATGCCCAGGTTACCCTGCATATCGACAACCTGAAGGGCTTCAATGCTCACCATCAGGCCGAAACCATTTTCAAGGCCTTTGGCAGAGCACTGCGCATGGCCGTTGCCGAAGACCCGCGGATGACGGGCCGCATGCCATCCACCAAGGGATGCCTGTAA
- the hisH gene encoding imidazole glycerol phosphate synthase subunit HisH encodes MTIAVIDYGMGNLHSVAKALEHVTHENVIITRDPRCILGATRLVLPGQGAIRDCIGELERTELRGLVDDILKRQDKPLLGICVGQQMLLEHSEENGGIPCLGFLKGEVNRFPADMRDDNGHRLKVPHMGWNLVRQTQEHPLWEGIDSQEHFYFVHSYYVQAAESSQVFGTTDYGKVNAHVAVGKEATFAVQFHPEKSSRAGLKLLENFIHWSP; translated from the coding sequence ATGACCATTGCCGTAATCGACTATGGGATGGGCAACCTTCACTCCGTCGCCAAGGCGCTTGAACACGTCACCCATGAAAACGTGATCATCACCCGCGACCCTCGCTGCATTCTCGGCGCCACCCGTCTGGTACTGCCCGGCCAGGGCGCCATTCGCGACTGCATCGGCGAGCTTGAACGTACCGAATTGCGCGGCCTGGTAGACGATATTCTCAAACGCCAGGACAAGCCGCTGCTGGGTATCTGCGTGGGCCAGCAAATGTTGCTGGAGCACAGCGAAGAGAACGGCGGCATTCCTTGCCTGGGATTTCTGAAGGGTGAAGTCAACCGCTTCCCGGCGGATATGCGCGACGACAACGGCCACCGACTGAAGGTACCGCACATGGGCTGGAACCTGGTCAGGCAAACCCAGGAACATCCGCTGTGGGAAGGCATAGATTCCCAGGAACATTTTTATTTCGTGCATAGTTACTATGTGCAGGCCGCCGAATCCTCCCAGGTTTTTGGCACCACCGATTACGGCAAGGTGAACGCCCATGTCGCGGTGGGTAAAGAGGCGACGTTTGCGGTACAGTTCCATCCCGAAAAGAGCTCCCGAGCCGGATTGAAGTTACTGGAAAACTTCATTCACTGGTCGCCCTGA
- the hisA gene encoding 1-(5-phosphoribosyl)-5-[(5-phosphoribosylamino)methylideneamino]imidazole-4-carboxamide isomerase, translating to MLVIPAIDLKDGQCVRLKQGRMDDATAYGDDPVAMAARWVEAGARRLHLVDLNGAFEGKPVNGEAVTAIARAYPELPIQIGGGIRSADTIEHYLAAGVSYVIIGTKAVKEPAFVGEMCRAFAGHVIVGLDARDGFVATDGWAEVSTIKATELAKHFADDGVSSIVYTDIARDGMMGGVNVEATAELARVGGLPVIASGGVTNLDDIRALSAVAGDGILGAITGRAIYEGTLDVAEAQRLSDQLTLSGATS from the coding sequence ATGCTGGTCATTCCCGCCATCGATCTCAAGGACGGACAGTGTGTCCGCCTGAAACAGGGCCGCATGGACGATGCTACCGCCTATGGCGATGACCCGGTCGCCATGGCGGCCCGCTGGGTGGAAGCCGGCGCCCGGCGCCTGCACCTGGTCGATCTCAACGGCGCATTTGAGGGCAAGCCGGTCAATGGCGAGGCGGTAACCGCCATCGCCCGCGCCTATCCTGAGCTTCCGATCCAGATCGGCGGCGGCATTCGCTCGGCCGACACCATCGAGCACTACCTGGCGGCCGGGGTCAGCTACGTGATCATCGGCACCAAGGCGGTCAAGGAGCCCGCTTTCGTCGGCGAGATGTGCCGCGCCTTCGCCGGCCATGTCATCGTCGGTCTCGATGCCCGGGATGGCTTCGTCGCCACCGATGGCTGGGCCGAGGTTTCCACGATCAAGGCCACGGAACTGGCCAAGCATTTCGCCGACGACGGGGTATCGAGCATCGTCTATACCGATATCGCCCGGGACGGCATGATGGGCGGCGTCAATGTGGAAGCCACGGCGGAGCTCGCTCGCGTCGGCGGCTTGCCGGTCATCGCCTCGGGCGGCGTCACCAACCTTGACGATATCCGTGCTTTGAGTGCTGTGGCAGGCGACGGCATCCTGGGCGCCATCACCGGACGCGCCATCTATGAAGGGACGCTGGATGTCGCTGAGGCGCAACGCCTGAGCGACCAACTCACCCTGTCGGGAGCCACGTCATGA
- the hisF gene encoding imidazole glycerol phosphate synthase subunit HisF yields the protein MSLAKRIIPCLDVDAGRVVKGVNFIGIRDAGDPVEIAQRYNLQGADEITFLDITASHEDRDTTVEMVERIAGEVFIPLTVGGGIRSCNDIRTMLNAGADKVSINTAAVNNPDFVREAAERFGSQCIVVAIDAKKVSAEGEADRWEIFTHGGRRPTGLDAIEWAKKMVEYGAGELLLTSMDRDGTKIGFDLGVTHAISEAVSVPVIASGGVGNLDHLVEGVTKGGADAVLAASIFHFGEYTIPEAKRYMTDHGIVMRL from the coding sequence ATGAGCCTGGCCAAGCGCATCATCCCCTGTCTGGACGTCGACGCCGGCCGTGTGGTCAAGGGCGTCAACTTCATCGGCATTCGTGACGCTGGCGACCCTGTCGAGATCGCCCAACGTTATAACCTGCAGGGTGCGGACGAGATCACCTTTCTGGATATCACCGCAAGCCACGAAGACCGCGATACCACGGTGGAGATGGTCGAGCGCATCGCCGGGGAAGTTTTCATCCCGTTGACCGTGGGCGGGGGCATTCGGAGCTGCAACGACATTCGCACCATGCTCAATGCCGGTGCCGACAAGGTTTCCATCAATACCGCCGCCGTCAACAATCCCGATTTCGTCCGCGAGGCCGCCGAGCGTTTCGGCAGTCAATGCATCGTGGTGGCGATCGACGCCAAGAAAGTCTCGGCGGAAGGCGAAGCCGACCGCTGGGAAATTTTCACCCATGGCGGTCGCCGCCCCACCGGGCTCGATGCCATCGAATGGGCCAAGAAGATGGTCGAGTACGGCGCCGGCGAATTGCTGCTGACCAGCATGGACCGCGACGGCACCAAGATCGGCTTCGATCTGGGCGTCACCCACGCCATCAGCGAAGCGGTTAGTGTCCCGGTCATCGCCTCGGGCGGTGTCGGCAACCTGGATCACCTAGTGGAAGGGGTGACCAAGGGCGGCGCCGACGCCGTACTTGCCGCCAGTATCTTTCACTTTGGTGAATACACCATTCCCGAAGCCAAGCGATACATGACGGACCACGGCATCGTCATGCGCCTTTGA
- a CDS encoding YjaG family protein: MATTSMASQGFYQRLQQLPPVAQQAFMAALCERLLPNYALYQEATGQGNYAGLRAVLDLVWEHLKVKNAKIDFEKQAEKLAECEPPAADDSFGARRALEAVVALAALLDTLQGEAPGAVLEVSRTSRGGVRAFIELTEGEDDAAALALLVRDHPLMEDENDFQDAVLEAVSQPLERETLKQVQRLGRNDGVSNLGLSLE, translated from the coding sequence ATGGCTACGACTTCTATGGCATCCCAGGGGTTCTACCAACGCTTGCAACAGTTGCCGCCTGTAGCGCAACAGGCATTCATGGCGGCTTTGTGTGAACGCCTGCTGCCCAACTATGCCCTCTATCAGGAAGCAACGGGCCAGGGGAACTACGCGGGACTAAGGGCCGTTCTTGACCTGGTCTGGGAGCACTTGAAGGTCAAGAACGCCAAGATCGACTTCGAGAAGCAGGCGGAAAAACTGGCAGAGTGCGAGCCCCCCGCGGCGGATGACAGTTTCGGCGCCCGGCGAGCACTGGAAGCCGTCGTGGCGCTGGCTGCTCTGCTCGATACCCTGCAGGGCGAGGCGCCTGGAGCCGTCCTGGAAGTCAGCCGGACCTCGCGTGGCGGCGTGCGGGCTTTCATCGAGCTGACCGAAGGGGAAGACGACGCAGCGGCCCTGGCGCTCCTGGTGCGCGATCACCCCTTGATGGAGGATGAAAACGACTTTCAGGATGCCGTGCTTGAGGCCGTCAGCCAGCCGCTGGAGCGCGAAACACTCAAGCAGGTTCAGCGGTTGGGGCGCAACGACGGCGTCAGTAATCTGGGCCTTTCACTGGAATAA
- a CDS encoding type 1 glutamine amidotransferase yields the protein MHVHLLQHSPHQNPARITDWLTSMGHSHTVFHLHAGELVPRPGDCDALILLDAPEALATAPPPDWLKAERKVVSRWLDSHKPMLGIGFGAQLIADALGAVVARGTYAELGWHEVTLAPESPFDLPERFQAFMWHRWIFSLPEDAIPLGGSEASPIQGFSWDCGRVMALLCHLEINETGIKSLLAHAELPEGSEKSPYVQARETLLSSPKRSDQLAPLLDRLLSQWLRS from the coding sequence ATGCATGTTCATCTGCTTCAACACAGCCCACACCAGAATCCTGCGCGCATCACCGATTGGCTGACCAGCATGGGCCATAGTCATACGGTGTTCCATCTTCATGCCGGCGAGCTCGTGCCGCGCCCGGGTGACTGCGACGCCCTGATCCTGCTGGACGCGCCCGAAGCGCTAGCCACCGCGCCTCCCCCCGATTGGCTGAAAGCAGAGCGCAAGGTGGTGTCCCGCTGGCTCGACAGCCACAAGCCAATGCTGGGTATCGGCTTCGGTGCCCAGCTGATCGCCGATGCCCTGGGCGCCGTCGTGGCGCGTGGCACTTATGCCGAGCTGGGATGGCATGAAGTGACGCTGGCACCAGAGAGCCCTTTCGACTTGCCCGAACGGTTCCAGGCCTTCATGTGGCATCGCTGGATCTTCAGTCTACCCGAGGACGCCATTCCCCTGGGAGGGAGCGAGGCCAGTCCCATTCAGGGATTCTCCTGGGATTGCGGCCGTGTCATGGCCCTGCTTTGTCATCTTGAAATCAACGAAACCGGTATAAAGAGCCTCCTGGCCCATGCCGAACTACCGGAAGGCAGCGAGAAGAGCCCTTACGTTCAGGCGCGGGAAACGCTGTTGTCCTCCCCCAAGCGCAGCGATCAACTGGCCCCGTTACTCGATCGTCTGCTTAGCCAGTGGTTGCGCAGCTGA
- the mnmH gene encoding tRNA 2-selenouridine(34) synthase MnmH: MTLPLVAADLALLRENRPLIDVRAPVEFAQGALPGAVNLPLMDDDERRQVGIEYKQHGQQAAIRLGEQLVQGNLKASRVEAWREYVADHPNAILYCFRGGLRSQIAQQWLQDAGVTRPRIEGGWKALRQALCTHIDSAAAQPMLIVGGLTGCAKTDLIQRLDNGVDLEACARHKGSAFGRHPLQPPAQIDFEHALGKHLLSLPGAMVLEDESRQIGSVNIPLTFWHAMQRAPRVRVEMPLDWRLNQIHRDYIDGLWEVYLHQYGPWLGWTLMRKQLSSALARLKKRLGSARLARLQRLQQLAFREHERGNRQAHEAWLAPLLTEYYDPLYRYQLEKHSGTEQLLHTGDWDSCLEAARSWSTTASPEPSAAQPLAKQTIE, translated from the coding sequence GTGACGCTGCCGCTCGTTGCTGCGGATCTCGCCCTGTTGCGAGAGAACCGGCCCTTGATCGATGTGCGCGCACCCGTCGAGTTCGCCCAGGGCGCCTTGCCGGGTGCGGTGAACCTGCCGCTGATGGATGATGACGAGCGTCGTCAGGTCGGCATCGAATACAAGCAGCATGGGCAGCAAGCGGCCATCCGGTTGGGGGAGCAGCTCGTACAAGGGAACCTGAAAGCCTCCCGCGTGGAGGCCTGGCGTGAGTACGTGGCGGACCACCCAAACGCTATCCTTTATTGTTTTCGCGGTGGGCTACGCTCGCAGATCGCCCAACAGTGGCTGCAGGATGCGGGCGTTACCCGGCCGCGTATCGAGGGGGGATGGAAGGCGCTTCGCCAAGCCTTATGCACCCATATCGATAGCGCGGCTGCCCAGCCCATGTTGATAGTGGGCGGCCTGACCGGGTGTGCCAAGACCGATTTGATCCAGCGGCTGGATAACGGGGTGGATCTCGAGGCCTGTGCGCGCCACAAGGGCTCTGCCTTCGGTCGCCATCCGTTACAGCCGCCGGCACAGATCGATTTCGAACATGCCTTGGGCAAGCACTTGTTGTCGTTGCCCGGCGCAATGGTGCTGGAAGACGAATCGCGGCAGATCGGCAGCGTCAATATTCCGCTGACATTCTGGCACGCCATGCAACGGGCACCCCGGGTTCGGGTGGAAATGCCGCTGGATTGGCGCTTGAACCAGATTCATCGGGATTACATCGACGGTCTGTGGGAGGTCTATCTCCACCAGTACGGCCCGTGGCTGGGTTGGACGCTGATGCGCAAGCAGTTGAGCAGCGCCTTGGCGCGGCTGAAGAAGCGGCTGGGCAGTGCCCGCCTGGCGCGCTTGCAGCGGCTGCAGCAGCTGGCCTTTCGCGAACACGAGCGCGGTAACCGACAAGCCCATGAGGCCTGGTTGGCGCCGCTTCTCACCGAATACTACGACCCGCTGTATCGCTACCAGCTGGAAAAGCACAGCGGTACCGAGCAGCTGCTCCATACGGGAGACTGGGACAGTTGTCTGGAGGCCGCCCGCAGCTGGAGCACCACGGCCTCTCCGGAGCCGTCAGCTGCGCAACCACTGGCTAAGCAGACGATCGAGTAA